Proteins found in one Acidimicrobiales bacterium genomic segment:
- a CDS encoding plastocyanin/azurin family copper-binding protein codes for MRRAAILGVVVAVVAVAGGCSGDGGGDGGAAAATIRTFRFAPDPVEVDAGTTVTWTNEDDILHSVTSTTGAFGGDLDGPGATFGFTFEEPGRYAYVCRIHDGMEGQVVVR; via the coding sequence ATGCGGCGGGCCGCGATCCTCGGGGTCGTGGTCGCCGTCGTCGCCGTCGCCGGAGGTTGCTCCGGCGACGGCGGCGGCGACGGCGGGGCGGCCGCGGCGACGATCAGGACGTTCCGGTTCGCCCCCGACCCCGTCGAGGTCGACGCCGGGACGACCGTCACCTGGACCAACGAGGACGACATCCTCCACAGCGTCACCAGCACCACCGGGGCGTTCGGCGGCGACCTCGACGGGCCCGGCGCCACGTTCGGCTTCACGTTCGAGGAGCCGGGGCGCTACGCCTACGTCTGCCGCATCCACGACGGGATGGAGGGCCAGGTCGTCGTCCGGTGA
- a CDS encoding RNHCP domain-containing protein yields the protein MSRDHRRARPRRSGSFRCRHCGLDVPLDAPGTAHRNHCPSCLWSRHVDDDTPGDRDADCGSSMEPIAISVRGDGEWVLVHRCTGCDEVHLNRIAGDDNPLLLVRLALRPLAQPPFPLERLAML from the coding sequence TTGTCCCGCGACCACCGTCGCGCCCGCCCTCGCCGGTCGGGCTCGTTCCGGTGCCGGCACTGCGGCCTCGACGTGCCGCTCGACGCCCCCGGCACCGCCCATCGCAACCACTGCCCCTCGTGCCTGTGGAGCCGCCACGTCGACGACGACACCCCGGGCGACCGGGACGCCGACTGCGGCTCGTCCATGGAGCCGATCGCCATCTCCGTCCGGGGGGACGGCGAGTGGGTCCTCGTCCACCGCTGCACCGGGTGCGACGAGGTCCACCTGAACCGGATCGCGGGGGACGACAACCCGCTCCTGCTCGTGCGGCTGGCCCTGCGCCCGCTGGCCCAGCCGCCGTTCCCGCTGGAGCGCCTGGCCATGCTCTGA
- a CDS encoding ornithine cyclodeaminase family protein yields the protein MLVLGRAATESLLDPDDLRRAVADAMADVSAGRASMPPRIAAAVEDRGAILAAMPAHLPSLGGLAAKLVTLFPTNAGTALPTHQAVVVVFDAATGEPAALLDGTSITAARTAAGSALSVDLLARPDAGVLAILGTGVQARSHADAVTRVRSFRQVRVAGRDAGRAAALAGELAGRLGVEVVPVASWAEACAGADVVCATTHSPEPVVRRPDLAPGVHVTSVGYNVGGREVDAATVAEATVVVESRAAALAPPPAGATELAGGAEVHAEIGEIVAGTRPGRTSPEEITLYKSVGVAAQDVAAAALVLAAARAAGVGVEVDL from the coding sequence GTGCTCGTCCTCGGCCGTGCCGCCACCGAGTCGCTGCTCGACCCCGACGACCTCCGCAGGGCGGTGGCCGACGCCATGGCCGACGTGAGCGCCGGCCGGGCGTCGATGCCGCCCCGCATCGCGGCCGCGGTCGAGGACCGGGGCGCCATCCTCGCCGCCATGCCCGCCCACCTGCCGAGCCTCGGCGGGCTGGCCGCGAAGCTCGTCACCCTGTTCCCGACCAACGCGGGGACGGCCCTGCCCACCCACCAGGCCGTCGTGGTCGTGTTCGACGCGGCGACGGGGGAGCCGGCCGCCCTCCTCGACGGCACGTCGATCACCGCGGCCCGCACGGCCGCCGGGTCGGCGCTGTCGGTCGACCTGCTGGCCCGCCCCGACGCCGGCGTGCTGGCCATCCTCGGCACCGGCGTGCAGGCCCGGTCGCACGCCGACGCGGTCACCCGCGTGCGGTCGTTCCGGCAGGTGCGGGTGGCGGGGCGGGACGCCGGCCGGGCGGCGGCCCTCGCCGGCGAGCTGGCCGGTCGGCTCGGGGTCGAGGTCGTGCCCGTGGCGAGCTGGGCCGAGGCCTGCGCGGGCGCCGACGTCGTGTGCGCCACCACCCACTCGCCCGAACCGGTCGTCCGCCGGCCGGACCTGGCCCCCGGCGTGCACGTCACGTCGGTCGGCTACAACGTCGGCGGCCGGGAGGTGGACGCCGCCACCGTCGCCGAGGCGACCGTCGTCGTCGAGTCGAGGGCCGCCGCGCTGGCCCCGCCCCCGGCCGGGGCGACCGAGCTGGCCGGCGGGGCCGAGGTGCACGCCGAGATCGGGGAGATCGTCGCCGGCACCCGCCCGGGCCGAACGTCGCCCGAGGAGATCACGCTCTACAAGTCGGTCGGCGTGGCCGCCCAGGACGTGGCCGCCGCCGCCCTCGTGCTCGCCGCGGCGCGCGCCGCCGGGGTGGGCGTCGAGGTCGACCTGTGA
- a CDS encoding LLM class F420-dependent oxidoreductase encodes MRIGVVYPQTELGSDTGAVRAYALAVEELGFTHVLVYDHVLGADPAVHRGWNGPYDVDTTFREPFVLFGFLAAITSLELVTGIVILPQRQTALVAKQAADVDLLTGGRFRLGVGLGWNAVEYEALGQDFSERGRRMDEQVPLLRRLWTERSVTHEGRYDRVTGAGIAPLPAQRPIPVWVGASSPPAYRRAGRLADGWFPQVPPGRRLDEALAAVDAGAREAGRDPSALGMEGRVSLGDGGIDRLVDHAGRWRDAGATHVSVNTMGAGLPGVDAHLRALTDAADALGVER; translated from the coding sequence GTGCGCATCGGCGTCGTCTACCCCCAGACCGAGCTCGGCTCCGACACGGGGGCGGTGCGGGCCTACGCCCTCGCCGTCGAGGAGCTGGGCTTCACCCACGTGCTCGTCTACGACCACGTGCTCGGCGCCGACCCGGCCGTCCACCGGGGCTGGAACGGGCCCTACGACGTCGACACCACGTTCCGGGAGCCGTTCGTGCTGTTCGGCTTCCTCGCCGCCATCACGTCGCTCGAGCTGGTGACGGGGATCGTCATCCTCCCCCAGCGCCAGACCGCGCTCGTCGCCAAGCAGGCGGCCGACGTCGACCTGCTCACCGGGGGCCGGTTCCGCCTCGGCGTCGGCCTCGGGTGGAACGCCGTCGAGTACGAGGCCCTCGGGCAGGACTTCTCCGAGCGGGGCCGGCGGATGGACGAGCAGGTGCCGCTGCTGCGCCGGCTGTGGACCGAGCGCAGCGTCACCCACGAGGGGCGCTACGACCGGGTGACGGGGGCGGGGATCGCCCCGCTGCCGGCCCAGCGCCCGATCCCCGTCTGGGTCGGGGCCAGCTCGCCGCCCGCCTACCGCCGGGCCGGCCGGCTGGCCGACGGCTGGTTCCCGCAGGTGCCGCCCGGCCGCCGCCTGGACGAGGCGCTCGCCGCCGTCGACGCCGGCGCGAGGGAGGCGGGCCGGGACCCGTCGGCGCTCGGCATGGAGGGCAGGGTCTCCCTCGGCGACGGCGGCATCGACCGCCTCGTCGACCACGCCGGCCGCTGGCGCGACGCCGGCGCCACCCACGTCTCGGTCAACACCATGGGCGCCGGCCTGCCCGGCGTCGACGCCCACCTCAGGGCGCTCACCGACGCCGCCGACGCCCTCGGCGTCGAGCGCTGA
- a CDS encoding anti-sigma factor — protein sequence MSTRDDHAEVEDLVGAYALDALEPAEREAVERHLVDCPRCRAEVAEHRETAALLAHTGAAAPPGVWDRIAAALEEPPPALRVPAPISLASRRPAAFRVVAAVAAVAAAAVVVLGVVVVDQGRRLDRVSLAEQALRAFTDPRAEHVVLSSPDGAAATTVAVMPDGTGFVVHDDLPALPGDATYQLWALVGDEQVSAGVLGRDPGVSEFRVDGPFDGFAVTRERAGGADEPTLPPVVVGFGEDA from the coding sequence GTGAGCACGCGGGACGACCACGCCGAGGTCGAGGACCTCGTCGGTGCCTACGCCCTCGACGCCCTGGAGCCCGCCGAGCGGGAGGCCGTCGAGCGCCACCTGGTCGACTGCCCGCGCTGCCGGGCCGAGGTCGCCGAGCACCGGGAGACGGCTGCGCTGCTGGCCCACACGGGCGCGGCGGCCCCGCCCGGGGTCTGGGACCGCATCGCCGCCGCCCTGGAGGAGCCGCCCCCGGCCCTGCGGGTCCCGGCGCCCATCTCCCTCGCGTCCCGCCGCCCGGCCGCCTTCCGGGTGGTGGCCGCCGTGGCCGCGGTGGCGGCCGCCGCCGTGGTCGTGCTCGGCGTGGTCGTGGTCGACCAGGGCCGCCGCCTCGACCGGGTGAGCCTCGCCGAGCAGGCGCTCAGGGCCTTCACCGACCCGCGGGCCGAGCACGTCGTCCTGTCGTCGCCGGACGGCGCGGCGGCCACGACGGTCGCCGTGATGCCCGACGGCACCGGCTTCGTCGTCCACGACGACCTGCCCGCCCTGCCCGGCGACGCCACCTACCAGCTGTGGGCCCTCGTCGGCGACGAGCAGGTGTCGGCGGGCGTGCTCGGCCGCGACCCGGGGGTGAGCGAGTTCCGGGTCGACGGGCCCTTCGACGGGTTCGCCGTCACCCGCGAGCGGGCCGGCGGCGCCGACGAGCCGACCCTGCCCCCGGTGGTCGTCGGCTTCGGCGAGGACGCCTGA
- a CDS encoding alpha/beta hydrolase — MGVLDRNNVRVSGRRDGQPMLFAHGFGCDQQMWRFVAPAFEDDFRVVLFDHVGSGGSDLSAWSPERYSSLRGYADDVLEICRELELERVVFVGHSVSAMIGVLAAAAEPARFDRLVLVGPSPRYVDDEGYAGGFTSEDIEGLLESLDSNYLGWSSAMAPVIMGNPDRPELGAELTNSFCRTDPAIARHFARVTFLSDNRDDLAAVTVPTLVLQCSDDVIAPDAVGAYVHERIPGSRLVHLAATGHCPNLSAPEETVAAIRSFV, encoded by the coding sequence GTGGGCGTGCTCGACCGGAACAACGTGCGCGTGTCGGGCCGGCGGGACGGGCAGCCGATGCTGTTCGCCCACGGGTTCGGGTGCGACCAGCAGATGTGGCGGTTCGTCGCCCCGGCCTTCGAGGACGACTTCCGGGTCGTCCTGTTCGACCACGTCGGGTCCGGCGGCTCGGACCTGTCCGCCTGGTCGCCGGAGCGGTACTCGTCGCTGCGGGGCTACGCCGACGACGTGCTCGAGATCTGCCGCGAGCTGGAGCTCGAGCGGGTGGTGTTCGTGGGCCACTCGGTGAGCGCCATGATCGGCGTCCTCGCCGCCGCCGCCGAGCCGGCCCGCTTCGACCGCCTCGTGCTCGTCGGCCCGTCGCCCCGCTACGTCGACGACGAGGGCTACGCCGGCGGCTTCACCAGCGAGGACATCGAGGGCCTGCTGGAGTCCCTCGACAGCAACTACCTCGGCTGGTCGAGCGCCATGGCCCCCGTCATCATGGGCAACCCCGACCGCCCCGAGCTCGGCGCCGAGCTGACCAACAGCTTCTGCCGCACGGACCCGGCCATCGCCCGCCACTTCGCCAGGGTGACGTTCCTGTCCGACAACCGGGACGACCTCGCCGCCGTGACGGTGCCGACCCTCGTCCTCCAGTGCTCCGACGACGTCATCGCCCCCGACGCCGTCGGCGCCTACGTGCACGAGCGGATCCCGGGCAGCCGGCTCGTCCACCTCGCCGCCACCGGGCACTGCCCGAACCTGAGCGCGCCGGAGGAGACCGTGGCGGCCATCCGCTCGTTCGTGTGA
- a CDS encoding DUF2277 domain-containing protein, translating to MCRNITTLRGLEPPATEAEIEAAARQYVRKVTGVQKPTGEAAAAFERAVGEVASVTAGLLADLPPRRQPPPTLPPLRRPEVRARLGLDA from the coding sequence ATGTGCCGGAACATCACCACCCTGCGGGGCCTCGAGCCGCCCGCCACCGAGGCGGAGATCGAGGCCGCCGCCCGGCAGTACGTGCGCAAGGTCACGGGCGTGCAGAAGCCGACCGGCGAGGCGGCCGCCGCCTTCGAGCGGGCCGTCGGCGAGGTCGCCTCGGTCACCGCCGGACTGCTCGCCGACCTGCCGCCCCGCCGCCAGCCCCCGCCGACCCTCCCGCCCCTCCGCCGCCCGGAGGTGCGGGCCCGCCTGGGCCTCGACGCCTGA
- a CDS encoding SpoIIE family protein phosphatase encodes MIDPWDDAPCGFLTTSLDGTVLAANRRFLSWTGHRAADLVGRRRFQQLLAPGDRIFYETHYGPLLRLQGEVREIAVEFVAADGRRLPALVSATVRRDEGEAGVVLTAVFEAADRRAYERELLAARRRAEASEARARLLAETLQESLIPPAPPVIPFLDVGAAYRPAGRGDEVGGDFYDVFETGRGDWAVVLGDVCGKGARAAAVTALARHTVRASAMRARRPRHVLAALNTALLGQAPERFCTVVYGRVRGAPGERGCRLTVASGGHPLPLRTSPTHGPDRIGRPGTLLGVLASPSLHDTTVRLVPGDSVTFFTDGVTEARTGGRGRFYGEERLRDLLAAHREEDAATTAAAVVHDVLSAQDGVASDDVAVVVLRVPPG; translated from the coding sequence GTGATCGACCCCTGGGACGACGCGCCCTGCGGGTTCCTCACCACGTCCCTCGACGGGACGGTGCTCGCCGCCAACCGCCGCTTCCTCTCCTGGACCGGCCACCGGGCCGCCGACCTCGTCGGGCGGCGGCGCTTCCAGCAGCTGCTCGCCCCCGGCGACCGGATCTTCTACGAGACCCACTACGGCCCGCTGCTGCGCCTCCAGGGCGAGGTGCGGGAGATCGCGGTCGAGTTCGTTGCGGCCGACGGGCGCCGCCTGCCGGCCCTCGTCAGCGCCACCGTGCGGCGGGACGAGGGCGAGGCCGGCGTGGTGCTCACCGCCGTGTTCGAGGCCGCCGACCGGCGGGCCTACGAGCGCGAGCTGCTGGCCGCCCGCCGGCGGGCCGAGGCGTCCGAGGCGAGGGCCCGGCTGCTGGCCGAGACGCTCCAGGAGAGCCTGATCCCGCCGGCGCCGCCGGTCATCCCGTTCCTCGACGTGGGTGCCGCCTACCGCCCGGCCGGGCGGGGCGACGAGGTCGGCGGCGACTTCTACGACGTGTTCGAGACCGGCCGGGGCGACTGGGCCGTCGTGCTCGGCGACGTGTGCGGCAAGGGGGCGCGGGCGGCGGCGGTCACCGCGCTGGCCCGCCACACGGTGAGGGCGTCGGCCATGCGGGCCCGCCGACCCCGGCACGTGCTCGCCGCGCTCAACACGGCCCTCCTCGGCCAGGCCCCCGAGCGGTTCTGCACGGTCGTCTACGGGCGGGTGCGGGGCGCGCCCGGCGAGCGCGGGTGCCGGCTGACGGTGGCGAGCGGCGGCCACCCGCTGCCGCTGCGGACGTCGCCGACCCACGGCCCGGACCGCATCGGCCGGCCCGGCACGCTGCTCGGCGTGCTGGCCAGCCCGTCGCTACACGACACGACCGTCCGCCTCGTCCCCGGCGACTCGGTCACGTTCTTCACCGACGGGGTGACCGAGGCCAGGACGGGCGGCCGCGGCCGCTTCTACGGCGAGGAGCGGCTCCGCGACCTGCTCGCCGCCCACCGGGAGGAGGACGCCGCCACGACGGCCGCCGCCGTCGTGCACGACGTGCTGTCGGCCCAGGACGGGGTGGCGAGCGACGACGTCGCCGTCGTCGTCCTCCGCGTCCCGCCCGGCTGA
- a CDS encoding phytanoyl-CoA dioxygenase family protein: protein MTLDLAAAAEDYRRDGAVVLRGLFDADLLAVLARGVDRNLAEPGPLCIATGEPGRGRFVEDFRNWDRIPEYEAFVRASPLGAVAAALTGSAEVRLFHDHLLVKEAGTPTPTPLHQDQPYYCIDGRRNVSFWVPLDPVPRESTLELVAGSHAAGTWYLPRSFVEGTAMVFDEGTLAEVPDVAADPDRFPVVGWAVEPGDAVAFHMLTLHRAAGSAALRRVFGVRCIGDDVTYAPRPHRTSPPYPELEGALAPGAPLADDRLFPVLWPAP from the coding sequence GTGACCCTGGACCTGGCCGCCGCGGCCGAGGACTACCGGCGGGACGGCGCCGTCGTCCTCCGCGGCCTGTTCGACGCCGACCTGCTCGCCGTGCTGGCGAGGGGCGTGGACCGCAACCTGGCCGAGCCCGGCCCGCTCTGCATCGCCACCGGCGAGCCCGGCCGGGGCCGGTTCGTCGAGGACTTCCGCAACTGGGACCGCATCCCGGAGTACGAGGCGTTCGTGCGGGCCTCGCCCCTCGGCGCGGTGGCCGCCGCGCTGACCGGCTCGGCCGAGGTCCGCCTGTTCCACGACCACCTGCTCGTGAAGGAGGCGGGGACGCCGACGCCGACCCCGCTCCACCAGGACCAGCCGTACTACTGCATCGACGGCCGGCGGAACGTCTCGTTCTGGGTGCCGCTCGACCCCGTGCCCCGCGAGTCCACCCTCGAGCTCGTGGCCGGGTCGCACGCGGCGGGCACGTGGTACCTGCCGCGGTCGTTCGTGGAGGGGACGGCGATGGTGTTCGACGAGGGCACGCTGGCCGAGGTGCCCGACGTGGCCGCCGACCCCGATCGCTTCCCGGTCGTCGGCTGGGCCGTGGAGCCGGGCGACGCCGTCGCCTTCCACATGCTGACCCTGCACCGGGCGGCCGGGTCGGCGGCGCTGCGGCGGGTGTTCGGCGTGCGCTGCATCGGCGACGACGTCACCTACGCGCCCCGGCCGCACCGCACCAGCCCGCCGTACCCCGAGCTGGAGGGGGCGCTGGCCCCCGGCGCGCCGCTGGCCGACGACCGGCTGTTCCCCGTCCTCTGGCCGGCGCCGTAG
- a CDS encoding patatin-like phospholipase family protein: protein MARVGLVLGAGGVVGQAYHAGVLAALAHDLGWDPRTADVIVGSSAGSVTGSLLRLGVPAEDLARWAVEAPLSVETSLLLARIGGPPRDQRFPGFGPREWLRPWRPPSPALLARLARRPWAFRPSVVAATMLPRGWVDISDRTGALGDLAGPAWPDGLWVCAARCDDGGRVVFGRPGSPPATLGAAVAASCAIPGWFRTVRIGGVDHFDGGVHSPTSADVLRDEQLDVVVVVSPMSAAGGVARTADGALRWAAHRRLEREVRCLRDRGTAVVRIEPGRRALEAMGVNAMATDRSAAVVQAAFLDAGRYAATPAIADRLAPLAERAARRRADG from the coding sequence ATGGCACGTGTCGGCCTCGTCCTGGGCGCCGGTGGCGTCGTGGGGCAGGCCTATCACGCCGGGGTGCTGGCCGCCCTGGCCCACGACCTCGGGTGGGACCCCCGCACGGCCGACGTGATCGTCGGCTCGTCGGCGGGCTCGGTGACCGGCAGCCTGCTCCGGCTCGGCGTGCCGGCCGAGGACCTGGCGAGGTGGGCCGTCGAGGCCCCGCTGTCGGTCGAGACGTCGCTGCTGCTGGCCCGCATCGGCGGGCCGCCCCGCGACCAGCGGTTCCCCGGCTTCGGGCCCCGCGAGTGGCTGCGCCCGTGGCGGCCGCCGTCGCCCGCGCTGCTGGCCCGGCTGGCCCGCCGGCCGTGGGCCTTCCGCCCGTCGGTGGTGGCGGCCACCATGCTGCCGAGGGGCTGGGTCGACATCTCGGACCGCACCGGCGCGCTCGGCGACCTGGCCGGGCCGGCCTGGCCCGACGGCCTCTGGGTCTGCGCCGCCCGCTGCGACGACGGCGGCCGCGTCGTGTTCGGCCGGCCCGGCTCGCCGCCCGCCACCCTCGGGGCGGCCGTCGCCGCCTCGTGCGCCATCCCCGGCTGGTTCAGGACCGTGCGGATCGGCGGCGTCGACCACTTCGACGGCGGCGTCCACTCGCCGACCAGCGCCGACGTGCTGCGCGACGAGCAGCTCGACGTGGTCGTCGTCGTGTCGCCGATGTCGGCCGCCGGCGGGGTGGCGAGGACGGCCGACGGCGCCCTGCGGTGGGCCGCCCACCGGCGCCTGGAGCGCGAGGTGCGCTGCCTGCGGGACCGGGGCACGGCCGTCGTGCGCATCGAGCCGGGGCGCCGCGCCCTCGAGGCCATGGGCGTCAACGCCATGGCGACCGACCGGTCCGCCGCGGTCGTCCAGGCCGCCTTCCTCGACGCCGGCCGCTACGCGGCGACGCCGGCCATCGCCGACCGCCTGGCCCCCCTGGCCGAGCGGGCCGCCCGCCGCCGCGCCGACGGCTGA
- a CDS encoding nuclease-related domain-containing protein — MAADRRMITLRRGGRCAGCGRAMDAGTPAWWDPDARSTTCTACKPAAGPLASILPSPAPAATDDGIEGGRGTPGGSAQREYERRRADREQRVRTAHPHLGGMLLAFTEEPATTTAWAKGAEGERKVAARLEGLGQAGVVVLHDRRVPRSRSNLDHLAVGPSGVYVIDAKRYAGQVARRDIGGWFRRDVRLYVGRRECSKEVAAAIRQADAVKRALAAHRDVGSVPVVPVLCFVDAEWGLFARPFVLGQVHVAWPTATAQLVGRPGPLAPEAVTSLAATVAAAFPAYEDAAG; from the coding sequence ATGGCGGCCGATCGGCGGATGATCACGCTGCGGCGGGGCGGCCGGTGCGCCGGCTGCGGCCGCGCCATGGACGCGGGCACCCCGGCCTGGTGGGACCCGGACGCCCGCTCCACGACCTGCACGGCCTGCAAGCCGGCCGCCGGCCCGCTGGCGTCGATCCTGCCCTCGCCCGCGCCCGCTGCCACCGACGATGGCATCGAGGGCGGGCGGGGGACGCCGGGCGGGTCGGCCCAGCGCGAGTACGAGCGCCGGCGGGCCGACCGCGAGCAGCGGGTCAGGACGGCCCACCCGCACCTCGGCGGCATGCTCCTCGCCTTCACCGAGGAGCCGGCGACCACGACGGCCTGGGCGAAGGGGGCCGAGGGCGAGCGCAAGGTGGCGGCCCGCCTCGAGGGCCTCGGCCAGGCGGGGGTCGTCGTCCTCCACGACCGCCGGGTGCCGAGGAGCCGGTCCAACCTCGACCACCTGGCCGTCGGCCCGTCCGGCGTGTACGTGATCGACGCCAAGCGCTACGCCGGCCAGGTCGCCCGCCGGGACATCGGCGGCTGGTTCCGCCGCGACGTCCGCCTCTACGTCGGTCGCCGTGAGTGCTCGAAGGAGGTGGCCGCCGCCATCCGCCAGGCCGACGCCGTCAAGCGGGCGCTGGCCGCCCACCGCGACGTCGGGTCGGTGCCGGTCGTGCCCGTGCTGTGCTTCGTCGACGCCGAGTGGGGGCTGTTCGCCCGGCCCTTCGTGCTCGGCCAGGTGCACGTGGCCTGGCCGACGGCCACCGCCCAGCTCGTGGGCCGGCCCGGCCCGCTGGCGCCCGAGGCGGTCACCTCGCTGGCCGCCACCGTCGCCGCCGCCTTCCCCGCCTACGAGGACGCCGCCGGCTGA
- a CDS encoding sigma-70 family RNA polymerase sigma factor has product MTTATIRRWAPLRTLLTMPDDPVDQASDAALVVAIARFRHEALAEAYRRHAGSVLGLARRLLGDRALAEEVVQEVFLRLWNDPDRFDPGRGSLRSWLLTQGHGRSVDLLRSEGSRRDREERDARRTAGGGYDLEHEVWDLAVGESVRRAVDGLPEKERAAIELAYFGGHTYQEVAAILGDPEGTVKSRIRTGLRRLRAGLVEEGVIGT; this is encoded by the coding sequence GTGACGACCGCCACCATCCGCCGGTGGGCGCCGCTGCGAACACTCCTCACCATGCCCGACGACCCCGTCGACCAGGCCAGCGACGCCGCCCTCGTCGTCGCCATCGCCCGGTTCCGCCACGAGGCGCTGGCCGAGGCCTACCGCCGCCACGCCGGCAGCGTGCTGGGCCTCGCCCGGCGCCTGCTCGGCGACCGGGCGCTGGCCGAGGAGGTCGTGCAGGAGGTGTTCCTGCGCCTCTGGAACGACCCCGACCGGTTCGACCCCGGCCGGGGGAGCCTGCGCTCGTGGCTGCTCACCCAGGGCCACGGGCGCAGCGTGGACCTGCTGCGGTCCGAGGGGTCGCGGCGGGACCGTGAGGAGCGCGACGCCCGCCGGACGGCCGGTGGCGGCTACGACCTCGAGCACGAGGTGTGGGACCTGGCCGTCGGCGAGTCGGTGCGGCGGGCCGTGGACGGGCTGCCCGAGAAGGAGCGGGCCGCCATCGAGCTCGCCTACTTCGGCGGGCACACCTACCAGGAGGTGGCGGCCATCCTGGGCGACCCGGAGGGCACCGTGAAGAGCAGGATCAGGACCGGGCTCCGGCGCCTCCGCGCCGGCCTCGTCGAGGAGGGGGTGATCGGGACGTGA
- a CDS encoding GNAT family N-acetyltransferase, translated as MAPTLDDDLVLRAMTPADVGQVAALLAARGEPADGVDLELVAADPDAGPEAVGVVVDGDRVVSTVTLLDETLVLDGVAVPAGQVELVATDPAYEGRGLVRALMRWAHERSRRRGHLAQVMIGIPFFYRQFGYAYTVPMGHWRRLLATPDGPADVTVRPATAADIPAMHALQAAEQRPFRLSMPHSPPCWRWLVARDGTQQWVAERDGAVVATARTTPPAEGVVVGELAASDPAAALALVGACRRTTDADVHVQERPGTVGGDAVEPLLAPAAGRPEWYYARVADLAALLAHLAPVLHARLAAAGLADRRHDVLLSTYRSHLRFVIGPDGVSEPVVGGPLQAPVAAGGSGVPPDAVAPLVLGPYGAAGLGERLPDCNLGRQRDLMAALFPPLTADLLTFYLPA; from the coding sequence GTGGCGCCCACCCTCGACGACGACCTCGTGCTGCGCGCCATGACCCCGGCCGACGTCGGCCAGGTGGCGGCGCTCCTCGCGGCGCGCGGCGAGCCGGCCGACGGCGTGGACCTCGAGCTCGTGGCCGCCGACCCCGACGCCGGGCCCGAGGCCGTCGGGGTCGTGGTCGACGGCGACCGGGTCGTGTCGACGGTGACCCTGCTCGACGAGACGCTCGTCCTCGACGGCGTCGCCGTCCCGGCCGGGCAGGTGGAGCTCGTCGCCACCGACCCCGCCTACGAGGGCCGGGGCCTCGTCCGGGCGCTCATGCGGTGGGCCCACGAGCGGTCCCGCCGGCGGGGCCACCTGGCCCAGGTGATGATCGGGATCCCGTTCTTCTACCGGCAGTTCGGCTACGCCTACACGGTCCCGATGGGCCACTGGCGGCGCCTGCTGGCCACGCCGGACGGGCCGGCGGACGTCACCGTGCGGCCGGCCACGGCGGCCGACATCCCGGCCATGCACGCCCTCCAGGCGGCCGAGCAGCGGCCCTTCCGCCTGTCGATGCCCCACTCCCCGCCCTGCTGGCGCTGGCTCGTCGCCAGGGACGGCACCCAGCAGTGGGTGGCCGAGCGGGACGGGGCGGTGGTGGCGACGGCCCGCACGACGCCGCCGGCCGAGGGCGTGGTCGTCGGCGAGCTGGCGGCGAGCGACCCGGCCGCCGCCCTCGCCCTGGTCGGCGCCTGCCGGCGGACGACCGACGCCGACGTCCACGTGCAGGAGCGGCCCGGGACGGTCGGCGGCGACGCCGTCGAGCCCCTGCTGGCGCCGGCCGCCGGCCGGCCCGAGTGGTACTACGCCAGGGTCGCCGACCTGGCCGCCCTCCTCGCCCACCTCGCGCCCGTCCTCCACGCCCGCCTGGCCGCCGCCGGCCTCGCCGACCGCCGCCACGACGTGCTCCTGTCGACCTACCGCTCGCACCTCCGGTTCGTGATCGGCCCCGACGGCGTGTCCGAGCCGGTCGTGGGCGGGCCGCTCCAGGCCCCGGTGGCGGCGGGCGGGTCGGGCGTGCCCCCCGACGCCGTCGCCCCGCTCGTCCTCGGCCCGTACGGGGCCGCCGGCCTCGGGGAGCGCCTGCCGGACTGCAACCTCGGCCGGCAGCGCGACCTGATGGCGGCCCTGTTCCCGCCGCTCACCGCCGACCTGCTGACCTTCTACCTCCCCGCCTGA